Proteins from one bacterium genomic window:
- the yidD gene encoding membrane protein insertion efficiency factor YidD: protein MSPLPQLKFDRIRLILLLLSFSLFSAGVAIDSSRPPPEQILVRTAVNAINIYQKSRIPLLSGRTRCKFYPTCSDYAKLAYLKSGFFPGSAMAAYRIISCSPLTNSEKYPIYDYP from the coding sequence GTGTCCCCATTGCCACAATTAAAATTTGACCGGATACGGTTAATCTTATTGCTTTTATCTTTTTCCTTATTTTCGGCGGGCGTAGCAATCGACAGTTCGCGGCCCCCGCCCGAACAAATACTTGTTCGTACGGCCGTTAACGCGATTAATATTTACCAAAAATCGAGAATCCCGTTATTATCCGGTAGAACAAGGTGTAAATTCTACCCTACATGTTCTGATTACGCAAAACTTGCGTACTTAAAATCCGGTTTTTTTCCCGGTTCCGCTATGGCCGCTTATAGGATTATTAGTTGCTCCCCTTTGACAAATAGTGAGAAATACCCAATTTACGACTATCCTTAA